The following coding sequences lie in one Rutidosis leptorrhynchoides isolate AG116_Rl617_1_P2 chromosome 6, CSIRO_AGI_Rlap_v1, whole genome shotgun sequence genomic window:
- the LOC139854804 gene encoding uncharacterized protein codes for MASSDLERSNETTRDWVEYLPLHRAILRDDWDTVYAIISEDKDAVTTEIDNTGTPLHIAIGIGENIKLFENLLNMINPESLPSILNQFKGNLLQRAAVVGNTEAAKMLVNKNPRLLFILDGAEDLPIHRAVFNNHQTTYRYLIGACKQHLHLSRPDGYHTPFQGLQGAKLLISVISRGYLDVPTTIDDVWNAQEISDIENQHTNTAFIYSVLLFEYMYDV; via the exons ATGGCTTCCTCAGACCTTGAAAGGAGCAATGAGACCACGAGAG ATTGGGTAGAATACCTCCCACTACACAGAGCCATATTAAGGGATGATTGGGACACAGTCTACGCTATTATCAGTGAAGACAAAGATGCAGTGACTACTGAAATCGACAACACTGGTACCCCACTTCATATTGCAATTGGGATAGGCGAAAATATCAAGCTTTTTGAAAATCTTCTAAATATGATTAACCCAGAGTCACTTCCAAGTATACTCAATCAATTTAAAGGAAACCTATTACAAAGAGCTGCTGTAGTTGGCAACACAGAAGCGGCAAAAATGTTGGTCAACAAAAATCCACGCTTGTTATTTATTTTAGATGGTGCAGAGGACTTGCCTATCCATAGAGCCGTTTTCAATAATCACCAAACTACGTACCGCTATTTGATTGGTGCCTGTAAACAACATCTACATCTCTCCCGACCAGATGGATATCACACTCCATTTCAGGGCCTACAGGGAGCTAAGCTTCTTATTAGTGTTATCTCCAGAGGATATTTAG ATGTGCCTACAACGATCGATGATGTATGGAATGCACAAGAGATCTCAGATATCGAGAACCAACATACAAATACCGCCTTTATATACTCAG tCCTTTTGTTTGAATATATGTATGACGTATGA
- the LOC139854805 gene encoding uncharacterized protein codes for MKKPSNFVEIVGVLERNFVVTHIKELQEDKRKHKKTLMLLKLILDEVDKLKKSSDVVLHFGPAFIRAGLNDTYEVVDEILEYFPRAIWTIQNNCFISQLALTNRCENVFNFLIHKLSLSHEDHVCKVNRNPERNKLLHFAAKLAPIEKLNLVSGAALQMQRELQWFEAIKKYSLPSDNEEKNNKQETPFMIFRREHENLRKEGEEWMKKTADSYTISAALIITIVFAAAITVPGGTNDDNGKPIYASKRSFIIFAISDAISLFTATTSLLLFLSILTTRFRDEDFLYKLPKRLIFGLTMLFLSVTSLMVAFSATLYLMFGDGRAWILIPIASLACLPVASFVTLQLPLLFDLICSTYSQGIFEKPTKTKKKKIRKIE; via the exons ATGAAGAAACCTTCTAATTTTGTTGAAATCGTCGGTGTGCTTGAGAGGAATTTTGTGG TAACACACATCAAGGAGCTCCAAGAAGACAAAAGGAAACATAAAAAAACTTTAATGTTACTGAAGCTTATATTGGATGAAGTTGATAAACTAAAGAAAAGTAGTGACGTGGTTTTACATTTTGGGCCAGCCTTTATTAGAGCAGGGTTAAATGATACTTATGAGGTGGTAGATGAGATCCTGGAGTATTTTCCACGAGCAATTTGGACCATACAAAACAATTGTTTTATTTCTCAACTTGCACTTACAAATCGCTGTGAAAATGTGTTCAACTTTTTGATACACAAGCTGAGTTTGAGTCATGAAGACCATGTATGTAAAGTAAATCGTAACCCAGAACGCAACAAACTTCTGCACTTTGCTGCAAAATTGGCACCTATAGAGAAACTCAATCTTGTTTCTGGTGCAGCTCTACAAATGCAAAGGGAGCTACAATGGTTTGAG GCAATAAAGAAATATAGTCTTCCTTCGGACAATGAAGAAAAGAACAATAAACAAGAGACACCGTTTATGATTTTTCGAAGAGAACATGAAAATTTAAGAAAGGAAGGGGAAGAGTGGATGAAAAAGACTGCAGATTCATACACAATCTCGGCAGCACTTATCATTACAATAGTTTTTGCAGCAGCCATTACTGTACCTGGAGGAACCAATGACGATAATGGAAAACCAATCTACGCTTCAAAACGCAGTTTCATCATATTTGCCATATCAGATGCGATATCGTTATTCACAGCCACAACATCCTTATTGTTATTTCTATCCATTCTCACTACACGCTTTCGTGATGAAGACTTTTTATATAAGTTACCTAAGAGATTAATATTCGGTTTAACAATGTTGTTCTTGTCGGTTACCTCCTTGATGGTAGCCTTTAGTGCGACATTATATTTAATGTTTGGAGACGGAAGAGCATGGATCTTGATCCCGATAGCTTCATTAGCATGTTTGCCGGTCGCTTCATTTGTGACACTACAATTACCATTGCTTTTTGATCTTATATGTTCAACGTATAGTCAAGGAATCTTTGAGAAACCTACAAAGACCAAGAAAAAGAAAATCAGGAAGATCGAATGA